Genomic window (Euhalothece natronophila Z-M001):
ATACCTTTATTTCATGATTTAATGACTTTAATTTATAATTAATTCTTTATATCTTTAACTCATTATGCTAACCATTGCTTGTCTTAGTTTATCGGGGGGACAGGGGAAAACTACCACCGCCGTGCTTTTAGCTAAATCCTTAGCCCAGAAAGGATACACAGTGTTAGCCGTTGATGCCGATCCCCAAAGCAATCTCTCCACCTTCCTAGAAAGTGATGTGGGAGAGGAGATGCCAACACTACTAGAAGTATTTAAGGGAACCGTCGCGATCGCCGATGGAATTTATGCCACAGGAATAGATCACTTATTCCTCATTCCCTCTGATGATGCCCTAGATACCGTTCAAGATTATCTCAGTAGTAGTGGCGTAGGGGCGATGCTACTGGGGAAACGGTTAGAAGCAATGAAAACAGTGTTTGACATTTGTTTAATTGATAGTCCTCCCCAGCGCAGTCAAATTTGTAAATCCATCATTGGCGCAGCCCACCAAATTCTAATTCCCTGTGAAGCCACAGTAAAAGGCTATGGTTCTCTAGTTCGCACCCTTGATGCCATCAAAGAATTAACAGAAATTGGAGTATCGCAAGCACAACTCTTAGGTGTCATTCCCTTTCGCGATCGCTGGGTTGGGAATAATCAGACTCATGAAAGTCGAATGTGTATCCAAGAAATGATCACAGAAGTCGGGAAAGAGTTAGTTTTTCCTTCTATACGGGAATCAGAGCGTTATAAACAAGCCATTAGCCAAGGGAAAACCTTATCAGCTTTAGGCGCTCCCGAATTGGAATCCCCCTTTGAAACTCTAGTCCAACATCTTACAGCCATAATAGAAGATAACCATGAATAATGAAATGCTCAATCGGTTTAAAAATCGAAGTCAACGTCCTACCGTGCGCCGTAACTCTTCTTTAGAAGACAATGAGACACCATTGGCCTCTTCCTCCAAGGAAACACAAAACAGCGAAAGCTCTAAAACTAAAGCCGAACAAATAAAACAGCGACTTGAAACCTATCCCAAAATTGCTCCTCGTCGTAATATCCGATTAGAAGAATCCTTAAATGAAAAAATCCAACAATTTTGCCAAGAGCAAGACATCACCATAGAAACATTTGTAGAAGCCTGTTTTTTAGCGTGTGAACAGGATAGTGACCTAAAAAATCATATTACCCAAGAAGCTCAACAACGGGTCGCACAACGTAAAGAAGCTGGGAAGTTACGACGACTATATAGTCAACTAGAAAAATTGAGCCAGTGAGCGGTTGACACTCCGCACGGCTACGCTTCGCTAAAGCCGTGGGATTCTTCATTCTGCGACGTGACTTGCTCAGACAAGACTTCTCCAGCCTGAGTAGCGGTCTCATCTCCTGAAGCGTTTAGGGAGTGCGGAAAGCGGAGGTCTA
Coding sequences:
- a CDS encoding ParA family protein encodes the protein MLTIACLSLSGGQGKTTTAVLLAKSLAQKGYTVLAVDADPQSNLSTFLESDVGEEMPTLLEVFKGTVAIADGIYATGIDHLFLIPSDDALDTVQDYLSSSGVGAMLLGKRLEAMKTVFDICLIDSPPQRSQICKSIIGAAHQILIPCEATVKGYGSLVRTLDAIKELTEIGVSQAQLLGVIPFRDRWVGNNQTHESRMCIQEMITEVGKELVFPSIRESERYKQAISQGKTLSALGAPELESPFETLVQHLTAIIEDNHE